The Daucus carota subsp. sativus chromosome 2, DH1 v3.0, whole genome shotgun sequence genome includes a window with the following:
- the LOC108209270 gene encoding zinc transporter 6, chloroplastic — protein MTICAYDSGRELWCRDGKAAAHLKLISIFIIFFTSVIGISLPVLFARFFQGKPAYDKAVLLIKCFAAGVILSTSLVHVLPDAFNALADCQVSSHHPWKDFPFSGLVTLVGVLMALLVDLTASSHVDSHSERDVSEYKPIGAAEMKCCGGKVVEREADLESEERMSVAEEEMAVKMKQRLVSQVLEIGIIFHSVIIGVTMGMSQNKCTIRPLVAALAFHQIFEGMGLGGCIAQAGFSFGTTAYMCLMFSVTTPMGIVLGMLVFFVTGYDDHSSNALIIEGLLGSLSSGILIYMALVDLIALDFFHNKLMNSEIFLKKVSFLALFLGSTFMSILALWA, from the exons atgaCCATATGTGCATACGACTCGGGACGAGAATTATGGTGCCGCGACGGCAAGGCCGCGGCTCACTTGAAACTCATTTCTATATTCATCATCTTTTTCACCAGCGTAATCGGCATCTCGCTGCCCGTATTATTCGCTCGTTTCTTCCAGGGCAAGCCGGCCTACGACAAGGCCGTGTTGCTCATCAAATGCTTCGCCGCCGGTGTAATTCTCTCCACCTCGCTCGTCCACGTCCTCCCCGACGCCTTCAACGCCCTCGCCGACTGCCAGGTCTCCTCCCACCATCCCTGGAAAGACTTCCCCTTCTCCGGCCTCGTCACGCTCGTCGGCGTTCTCATGGCGCTGCTCGTCGACTTGACGGCGAGCTCGCACGTGGACAGCCACAGTGAACGTGACGTCAGCGAGTATAAGCCGATTGGAGCGGCGGAGATGAAGTGTTGCGGCGGGAAGGTGGTGGAGAGAGAGGCGGATTTGGAGAGCGAGGAGAGGATGAGTGTGGCGGAGGAGGAGATGGCGGTG AAGATGAAACAGAGATTAGTGTCGCAAGTGCTGGAAATAGGGATTATTTTTCATAGTGTGATTATTGGGGTTACGATGGGGATGTCGCAGAATAAGTGTACTATTAGGCCGCTTGTTGCTGCCTTGGCTTTTCATCAGATTTTTGAAGGCATGGGGCTTGGTGGTTGCATCGCACAG GCAGGTTTCAGTTTTGGGACAACAGCATACATGTGTTTAATGTTCTCTGTAACAACTCCGATGGGGATAGTACTGGGAATGTTAGTATTTTTTGTTACAGGTTACGACGATCACAGCAGCAATGCCCTGATTATTGAAGGTCTACTGGGATCTTTATCATCGGGGATACTCATTTACATGGCTCTTGTCGATCTTATAGCCCTCGATTTTTTTCATAACAAATTAATGAATTCTGAAATATTCTTAAAGAAGGTTTCATTTCTTGCTCTTTTTCTTGGCTCTACATTCATGTCAATCCTTGCCCTGTGGGCTTGA
- the LOC135150550 gene encoding uncharacterized protein LOC135150550, which yields MLAKPLEGETLILYLAVSDYAISAVLVREEGNLQLPVYYVSKRLLDAETRYTNMERLVFALLLAARKLRPYFQAHKIEVRTSYPLRQVLYKPEASGRMLKWAVELGQFDIECKPRSSIKGQALADFILEFPNDPVLVDEVSCSEVEVRTGEEEEASYPWWVMNVDGAVNQDGAGTGILLTSPEGRKFKSAIHLGFPATNNDAEYEALIAGLRFAKELGVQRIAIHSDSMLVVYQVNGGYQVKAYRTELYMNLVRRLIENFKTVRLEQIPRESNAEADSLAKAASQKDPGVLGMVSLELLDHPSVPEAEIHQIEAEEAVDTWMTPIWSYIKNGTLPEDKMEARKLRYKAARYVDYEGSLYKRGFNQPLLKCIGGDECNYILREVHEGICGNHSGGSSLAQKILRQGYYWPTLKEDALKFAKACDKCQRFANYVNSPAAPLTSLTSPWPFAMWGIDLIGELPKGKGGVKYAVVAVDYFTKWTEAEPLTTITAKKLVEFVYRAIVCRFGIPYKLISDNGKQFDCKEMRELCDNLGIKKGFSAVSHPQSNGQTEAVNKIIKHTLKAKLEDKKGNWPEELPNVLWSYNTTPRTTTEESPFNLTYGCEAMIPVELGAGSFRRDNFNPEVNEVNHRLHLDMLEETRSGAQLRIASYQQRVARHYNTKVKARPFQVGDLVLRRVMPNTKVASHGVFGANWEGPYKVRVVLFSGTYYLADLEGRDIPRAWNAEHLKKYYQ from the coding sequence ATGCTTGCCaaacctctcgaaggtgaaacaCTTATCCTTTATTTGGCTGTCTCTGATTATGCTATTAGTGCTGTTCTTGTTAGAGAAGAGGGGAACTTGCAGCTGCCTGTGTATTATGTGAGCAAAAGGTTGCTCGATGCTGAGACTAGATACACGAATATGGAAAGGCTGGTTTTCGCCTTACTCCTGGCAGCGAGGAAACTTAGACCATACTTCCAGGCTCATAAAATCGAGGTACGAACCTCCTACCCGTTGCGCCAAGTTCTGTACAAACCTGAGGCTTCAGGAAGGATGTTGAAGTGGGCAGTTGAGTTAGGACAATTCGATATCGAGTGCAAGCCCAGAAGTTCCATCAAAGGCCAGGCGTTGGCCGACTTCATATTAGAGTTTCCGAACGACCCTGTGTTGGTGGATGAGGTATCATGTAGCGAGGTAGAAGTTAGGAccggagaagaagaagaggctTCCTATCCATGGTGGGTGATGAACGTTGATGGGGCAGTTAATCAGGATGGTGCCGGCACTGGCATCTTACTTACCAGCCCCGAGGGAAGGAAGTTTAAAAGCGCCATACATCTTGGCTTCCCTGCCACCAATAACGACGCTGAATATGAAGCCTTAATTGCTGGATTGAGATTCGCAAAAGAGTTGGGCGTCCAGAGAATCGCAATCCACAGTGACTCGATGTTGGTAGTCTACCAGGTCAATGGGGGGTACCAGGTAAAGGCATACAGAACAGAACTTTACATGAACCTAGTCCGAAGGCTGATTGAAAATTTCAAGACGGTTAGACTCGAACAAATCCCAAGAGAAAGTAACGCCGAAGCTGACTCCCTGGCCAAGGCCGCATCCCAGAAAGATCCTGGAGTTTTAGGAATGGTCTCTCTTGAGCTACTTGATCACCCTAGCGTGCCCGAAGCGGAGATACACCAGATCGAAGCTGAAGAGGCTGTCGACACATGGATGACCCCAATCTGGTCTTACATCAAGAATGGTACCCTTCCAGAAGACAAGATGGAGGCAAGAAAACTACGCTATAAGGCAGCCAGGTACGTTGATTATGAGGGGTCACTCTACAAGCGAGGCTTTAACCAACCTCTACTGAAGTGCATCGGAGGCGATGAATGTAACTACATCCTGAGAGAGGTACACGAGGGAATATGCGGTAACCACTCGGGGGGTAGCTCGTTGGCCCAAAAGATACTTCGGCAAGGGTACTACTGGCCTACACTAAAAGAGGATGCACTGAAATTTGCTAAGGCTTGCGATAAGTGTCAGAGGTTCGCCAACTACGTCAACAGTCCTGCAGCTCCGCTTACATCATTGACGAGTCCATGGCCCTTTGCTATGTGGGGAATAGACCTGATTGGCGAGCTACCAAAAGGCAAAGGAGGTGTCAAATATGCAGTGGTAGCGGTTGATTATTTCACGAAGTGGACAGAAGCAGAGCCATTAACAACTATCACGGCGAAGAAGTTGGTCGAATTTGTATATAGAGCTATAGTGTGCCGCTTCGGCATTCCGTATAAATTGATCTCCGACAACGGAAAACAGTTCGACTGCAAAGAGATGAGGGAGTTATGTGACAACCTAGGAATCAAGAAAGGTTTCTCCGCTGTCAGCCACCCACAGTCGAATGGCCAGACGGAAGCAGTTAACAAGATCATAAAGCATACTCTGAAGGCGAAGCTTGAAGACAAGAAAGGCAATTGGCCTGAAGAGCTACCCAATGTGCTTTGGTCCTACAACACGACTCCTAGAACAACAACCGAGGAGTCACCTTTCAACCTTACCTATGGATGTGAAGCTATGATACCTGTGGAGCTAGGAGCCGGATCATTCAGAAGAGATAATTTCAACCCAGAAGTGAACGAGGTCAACCATCGTCTACACCTGGATATGCTCGAAGAAACCAGATCAGGAGCTCAGCTAAGGATTGCATCATACCAGCAAAGAGTGGCGAGGCATTATAACACCAAAGTCAAGGCTAGGCCATTCCAGGTAGGCGATCTAGTTCTGCGAAGAGTCATGCCAAACACCAAGGTGGCGAGCCATGGAGTCTTCGGAGCTAATTGGGAAGGACCGTACAAGGTAAGAGTGGTGCTGTTTTCTGGAACATATTACTTGGCAGACCTAGAAGGGAGAGACATCCCCCGAGCATGGAATGCCGAACATCTCAAAAAGTATTATCAGTAG